Proteins encoded by one window of Clostridium bornimense:
- a CDS encoding ATP-dependent helicase, translated as MKLDKNQIDAINFKDCNALVVAAPGAGKTTVILKRVQYLIEEKGVSENNIIILTFTKNAAVSMKKRYKEETKKVKTPFFGTFHGLFYKILSRKEEIKMISTNDTYNIVKKGLYTHLKDVGEDKIKEMISAIGTYKSKRYSKESFQTSIDKEIFLKIYNDYENFKESAGLYDFEDLQIRALDLLYNNEMLLESYRKLFKYILVDEFQDCDENQIEFLQLINKENYIYAVGDEDQCIYSFRGAYPEPMVRFSDFFDNGEKIFLEKNYRCAKSIVDLSRDVIKYNESRNDKTIESYRNEKGVVKYIIADKEDIEGKDITSKIKLIKNENKGISFSDFAIIYRTNEESRIIVDNLIRSDIPFRYLDRAYNFFDHFICKDILAYLSLSIKTNDIESFFRIINKPFRYVSRSSLEKIKGLEIGDVFENYFDRNDLPPYQEKKLVDLKIDIQYLNTKSLSYAIATILNDLGYLDYLKEYSIKYKVNIDDLLEIVREFQEIASEHKTIINLLSYVKEYTETLENSKVEDKDAVILSTIHGVKGMEFKNVFLINVNEDNLPHCNNEDVEEERRLYYVAVTRAIDNLYVYSCKFVRGTFMDPSRFIKESGLILTEL; from the coding sequence ATGAAATTAGATAAAAATCAAATTGATGCTATAAATTTTAAGGATTGTAATGCCTTAGTGGTTGCTGCACCGGGGGCTGGAAAAACTACAGTGATTCTAAAAAGGGTACAGTATCTAATTGAAGAGAAAGGTGTAAGTGAAAATAATATAATAATATTAACATTTACTAAAAATGCTGCTGTTTCAATGAAAAAGCGATATAAAGAAGAAACTAAAAAAGTTAAGACTCCATTTTTTGGAACATTTCATGGGTTGTTTTATAAAATTTTAAGTAGAAAAGAAGAAATAAAGATGATTTCTACTAATGATACATATAATATAGTTAAAAAAGGTTTGTATACACACTTAAAAGATGTTGGTGAAGATAAGATTAAAGAAATGATAAGTGCTATTGGTACATATAAATCTAAAAGATATAGTAAAGAGTCATTTCAAACATCAATAGATAAAGAGATTTTTTTAAAGATATATAACGATTATGAGAATTTCAAGGAGTCAGCAGGATTATATGACTTTGAAGATTTACAAATTAGAGCCTTAGATCTTTTATATAATAATGAAATGTTACTAGAGTCATATAGAAAATTGTTTAAATATATTCTGGTAGATGAATTTCAAGATTGTGATGAAAATCAAATAGAATTTTTACAGCTTATAAATAAAGAAAATTATATATATGCTGTAGGAGATGAAGATCAATGTATATATTCATTTAGAGGAGCTTATCCTGAGCCGATGGTAAGGTTCTCAGATTTTTTTGATAATGGTGAAAAAATATTTTTAGAGAAAAATTATCGATGTGCTAAATCAATAGTAGACTTGTCTAGGGATGTAATAAAATATAATGAAAGTAGAAATGACAAAACAATAGAAAGTTATAGAAATGAAAAAGGTGTAGTAAAATACATTATTGCAGATAAAGAAGATATTGAAGGTAAAGATATTACAAGTAAAATAAAATTAATAAAAAATGAAAATAAAGGGATTTCATTTAGTGATTTTGCAATAATATATAGGACTAATGAAGAAAGCAGAATTATAGTAGATAATTTAATAAGAAGTGATATACCTTTTAGATATCTTGATCGAGCATATAATTTCTTTGATCATTTCATATGTAAAGATATTCTAGCTTATTTATCATTATCAATAAAAACCAATGATATAGAAAGTTTTTTTAGAATAATAAATAAACCATTTAGATATGTTAGTAGAAGTTCTCTAGAAAAAATAAAAGGTTTAGAGATAGGTGATGTATTTGAAAATTATTTTGATAGAAATGATTTGCCACCATATCAAGAAAAAAAGTTAGTAGATTTAAAAATAGATATACAGTATTTAAATACTAAGTCTCTATCATATGCTATCGCGACAATTTTAAATGATTTAGGTTATCTCGATTATTTAAAAGAATATTCTATTAAGTATAAAGTAAATATTGATGATTTATTAGAAATAGTAAGAGAATTTCAAGAAATAGCTTCTGAACATAAAACAATAATAAACTTATTATCATATGTTAAAGAATATACTGAAACATTAGAAAATAGTAAAGTTGAAGATAAAGATGCTGTTATTCTTTCAACTATTCATGGAGTTAAAGGTATGGAATTTAAAAATGTTTTCTTGATTAATGTTAATGAAGATAACTTACCTCATTGTAATAATGAAGATGTAGAAGAAGAACGAAGATTATATTATGTAGCTGTTACAAGAGCTATAGATAATTTATATGTTTATTCATGTAAGTTTGTAAGAGGAACTTTTATGGATCCATCTAGATTTATAAAAGAGAGTGGATTAATACTAACTGAATTATAG
- a CDS encoding tRNA 2-thiocytidine biosynthesis TtcA family protein: MEKYKEVERSIIKKYRKKIWSKFIKGIKEYELIKEGDKIAVCISGGKDSMLLAKCMQELQVHGHIKFDLEFLVMDPGYNEYNRKIIEDNAKLLNIPITIFETKIYDIVAEIDESPCYLCARMRRGYLYKHAQRLGCNKIALGHHFDDVIETILMSMLYNGQLKTMMPKLHSQNYEGMEVIRPLYLIREQDIITWQNSNELKFIKCACRLTENCMLGDSGGGSKRQEMKVLIKKFRKMNPNIELNIFRSVHNVNLNTIIGYEKDGIEKSFLDDYDEL, translated from the coding sequence ATGGAAAAGTATAAAGAAGTTGAAAGAAGTATTATAAAAAAATATAGAAAGAAAATTTGGTCTAAGTTTATTAAAGGAATCAAAGAATATGAACTAATAAAAGAAGGCGATAAAATAGCTGTTTGTATATCAGGTGGAAAGGATTCAATGCTTCTTGCAAAATGTATGCAAGAATTACAAGTTCATGGACATATAAAGTTTGATTTAGAATTTTTAGTTATGGATCCTGGGTATAATGAATATAATAGAAAGATTATTGAAGATAATGCAAAGCTATTAAATATTCCTATAACTATATTTGAAACAAAAATATATGATATTGTAGCAGAAATAGATGAATCTCCTTGTTATTTATGTGCTAGAATGAGACGAGGGTACTTATATAAGCATGCACAGAGGCTAGGATGTAATAAAATAGCTTTAGGCCATCATTTTGATGATGTTATAGAAACTATTTTGATGAGTATGCTATACAACGGTCAGTTAAAAACAATGATGCCAAAGCTACATAGTCAGAATTATGAAGGTATGGAAGTTATAAGACCGCTATATTTAATAAGAGAACAGGATATTATAACTTGGCAAAATAGTAATGAATTAAAATTTATAAAATGTGCTTGTAGATTAACTGAAAATTGTATGTTAGGTGACAGTGGTGGGGGCTCAAAAAGACAAGAGATGAAAGTACTTATCAAAAAGTTTAGAAAAATGAATCCTAACATAGAGTTAAATATATTTAGAAGTGTTCATAATGTGAATTTAAATACTATTATTGGATATGAGAAAGATGGAATTGAAAAAAGCTTCTTAGATGATTATGATGAATTATAA
- a CDS encoding YitT family protein, producing the protein MKFFNRDKFKQILFILVGCTINSLAINIFLVNANLLSGGVSGIALIVQYLTSIPAGYTTLILNIPLLILSYFKINKSFTFFTIIGTLGSVVTLILTTNMQKFITLKDPLLLSIYGGVLQGIGIGIVFVYNGSTGGLDIITALIKKHKEDINIGTVSFLLNGIIVLIGCFIFGISIALYTLLLMYISSFTLDKTIQIFNRKRLVLIISDKEPEVTRRIMDKVQRGVTLLYGEGAYTKEKRNIIYTIVEISQLPAVKQIVRNEDINAFITVLDVSDVEGLGFKKNLPL; encoded by the coding sequence GTGAAATTTTTTAATCGTGATAAATTCAAACAAATACTTTTCATATTGGTAGGATGTACTATTAATTCTCTAGCAATAAATATCTTTTTAGTAAACGCAAATCTCTTAAGTGGTGGCGTTTCTGGTATAGCTTTAATTGTACAGTATTTAACCTCTATTCCTGCAGGATATACTACATTAATTTTAAATATACCACTTTTAATACTAAGTTATTTTAAAATAAATAAGTCTTTCACATTCTTCACCATTATAGGCACATTAGGATCTGTTGTTACACTAATACTTACAACAAATATGCAAAAATTTATAACTCTCAAGGATCCATTACTATTATCTATATATGGAGGTGTACTACAAGGAATTGGGATTGGCATAGTTTTTGTTTATAATGGATCTACAGGCGGATTAGATATAATAACTGCCTTAATAAAAAAACATAAGGAAGATATTAACATAGGAACAGTTTCTTTCCTCTTAAATGGTATTATCGTTCTAATTGGCTGCTTTATTTTCGGGATTTCAATAGCATTATACACATTATTACTTATGTATATAAGCAGTTTTACTCTTGATAAAACCATTCAAATATTTAATAGAAAAAGACTTGTTTTAATAATTTCAGACAAAGAACCAGAAGTAACTAGGCGTATTATGGATAAAGTTCAAAGAGGTGTCACTCTACTTTATGGTGAAGGTGCTTATACAAAAGAAAAACGTAACATTATATATACTATTGTTGAAATTTCACAATTACCTGCTGTTAAACAAATAGTTCGTAATGAAGACATTAATGCTTTTATAACTGTATTAGATGTAAGTGACGTAGAAGGATTAGGATTTAAGAAAAATTTGCCGTTATAA
- the thiI gene encoding tRNA uracil 4-sulfurtransferase ThiI, which yields MRKLILVKYASEIFLKGLNRNKFEQKLMENIKKVLKDVPYEFIRDDGRTFIYSEDIDLLVEKVSKVFGVKEICIVDECEVQLEAICNTAISCAKELNGGTFKVESNRANKEFPMNSMELSRYVGSQILQSDSSLSVDVREPENKIYIEVRKKAAYVYSKKVKAVGGMPYGTNGGTVLMLSGGIDSPVAGYLMARRGVKVSAVYYHSHPYTSERAKEKVVELARILKNYTGEMKLFVVPFTEIQMEIMKKCREDELTIIMRRFMMRVACKIAESEKFESVTTGESIGQVASQTMESLVVTDNVSDRPAFRPLISMDKEDIIDISREIGTYDTSILPYEDCCTIFVPKHPKTRPVLKHIEASEEALDIEGLVNKAIEDLEVISL from the coding sequence ATGAGAAAATTAATTTTAGTAAAATATGCATCAGAGATTTTTTTAAAGGGATTAAATAGAAATAAGTTTGAACAAAAGCTTATGGAAAATATAAAAAAAGTTTTAAAGGATGTTCCTTATGAATTTATTAGAGATGATGGAAGAACATTTATATATTCTGAAGATATAGATTTGCTTGTAGAAAAGGTAAGCAAAGTTTTTGGAGTAAAAGAAATTTGTATAGTAGATGAATGTGAAGTTCAATTAGAAGCTATATGTAATACAGCAATTTCATGTGCTAAAGAATTAAATGGTGGAACATTTAAAGTTGAAAGTAATAGAGCAAATAAAGAATTTCCAATGAATTCTATGGAGCTTAGTAGATATGTAGGATCACAAATCTTACAAAGTGATTCTAGTCTCTCTGTAGATGTGAGAGAACCAGAAAATAAAATTTATATAGAGGTAAGAAAGAAGGCAGCTTATGTATATTCTAAAAAAGTAAAAGCTGTAGGTGGAATGCCATATGGTACTAATGGAGGTACTGTTCTTATGCTTTCAGGAGGAATAGATTCACCAGTTGCGGGATATCTTATGGCAAGAAGAGGAGTGAAAGTATCAGCAGTTTATTATCATTCACATCCATATACTTCAGAAAGGGCTAAAGAAAAGGTTGTAGAACTTGCACGAATTCTTAAGAATTATACAGGTGAAATGAAGTTATTTGTAGTACCATTTACTGAAATTCAAATGGAAATAATGAAAAAATGTAGAGAAGATGAATTAACAATAATTATGAGAAGATTCATGATGAGAGTTGCATGTAAAATTGCTGAAAGTGAAAAGTTTGAATCTGTTACAACTGGTGAAAGTATAGGTCAAGTAGCATCACAAACTATGGAAAGTCTTGTAGTTACAGATAATGTTTCAGATAGACCTGCTTTTAGACCACTTATTTCTATGGATAAAGAAGATATAATTGATATATCTAGAGAAATAGGTACATATGATACTTCAATATTACCATATGAAGATTGTTGTACGATTTTTGTTCCAAAGCATCCTAAAACAAGACCGGTTCTAAAACATATAGAAGCTTCTGAAGAGGCGTTAGACATCGAAGGACTAGTGAATAAGGCGATAGAGGATTTAGAAGTTATTTCATTATAA
- a CDS encoding single-stranded DNA-binding protein: protein MNRVSLIGNVTRELELCKSKDGEIPYTRFTLAVNEYVISTKEKKTTFVDVVAFGKKAEILSRNVHKGQKLAVEGKISTGSYFNNDGIKVYTTSIIMEDFTFIDSKKDII from the coding sequence ATGAATAGAGTAAGTCTTATAGGCAATGTAACTAGAGAGTTGGAATTATGTAAATCTAAGGACGGAGAAATTCCATATACAAGATTTACATTAGCTGTTAATGAATATGTAATATCAACTAAAGAGAAAAAAACAACATTTGTCGATGTAGTGGCATTTGGTAAAAAAGCTGAAATTCTATCAAGAAATGTACATAAAGGTCAAAAGTTAGCAGTAGAAGGTAAGATTAGCACTGGAAGTTATTTCAATAATGATGGTATTAAAGTTTATACTACTTCTATTATTATGGAAGATTTTACTTTTATCGATTCCAAAAAAGACATAATATAG
- the cysK gene encoding cysteine synthase A, with product MSNIIKNVTDIIGNTPLMELCKLNKLNNCNSTILAKLEFLNPGGSIKDRIALSMIEDAEKKGLINKDTTIIEPTSGNTGIGLSCVAASKGYKVILTMPDTMSIERRTLLKAYGADVILTDGDLGMQGSIDKANELAKEIGNAFIPQQFCNSSNVQAHKLKTAEEIWKDTDGNIDFFIAGVGSGGTLTGVGQYLKEKNPNIQIVAVEPASSPLLSGGKSAPHKLQGLGANFIPEILDMSIIDRIIPVSNDDAYKMTREIARVEGLLVGISSGAVMHAALSLGKKFKNKTIVTVFADSGERYLSTPNLFK from the coding sequence ATGAGTAATATAATTAAGAATGTTACAGATATAATCGGTAATACACCATTAATGGAATTATGCAAACTTAACAAACTAAATAATTGTAACTCCACAATACTTGCAAAACTAGAATTTCTTAATCCTGGTGGAAGTATAAAAGATAGAATAGCATTATCTATGATAGAAGACGCTGAAAAAAAAGGATTAATTAATAAAGATACTACTATTATTGAACCAACTAGCGGAAATACTGGAATAGGCCTTAGCTGTGTAGCTGCATCTAAAGGATATAAAGTAATACTAACAATGCCTGATACAATGAGCATAGAAAGACGTACTCTTTTAAAGGCTTACGGTGCTGATGTAATTTTGACAGATGGAGATTTAGGAATGCAAGGTTCCATTGATAAAGCTAATGAATTGGCAAAAGAGATTGGTAATGCCTTTATCCCTCAACAATTTTGTAATAGTTCAAATGTACAAGCACATAAACTTAAAACTGCAGAAGAAATATGGAAAGATACTGATGGAAATATTGATTTCTTTATAGCTGGTGTTGGTAGTGGCGGAACTTTGACAGGGGTTGGTCAGTATCTTAAAGAAAAAAATCCAAACATACAAATAGTAGCTGTTGAACCTGCATCTTCTCCATTATTATCTGGTGGAAAATCAGCTCCACACAAACTTCAAGGATTAGGAGCAAATTTTATACCTGAAATATTAGATATGTCAATAATAGATAGAATTATACCTGTCTCTAATGATGATGCTTATAAAATGACTAGAGAAATTGCAAGAGTAGAAGGATTGTTAGTTGGTATTTCATCTGGTGCCGTAATGCATGCTGCATTATCTCTAGGAAAAAAATTTAAAAATAAGACAATAGTAACAGTATTTGCAGACTCTGGTGAGCGCTATCTTTCTACACCTAACTTATTTAAATAG
- a CDS encoding cysteine desulfurase family protein, which yields MIYFDNASTTKPYEEVISEVADGMRMYFANPSSIHKMGVKCEKRLDKSRESISNIINCGKNEVFFTSGGSEGNNLILKGLLKPGNHLITTRFEHHSVLKVSEELEKYGVKVTYLDLDNKGQISLEQLTKAICKDTVLVSIMHVNNEVGSIQDIKSIAATIRSCSKRAKFHVDAVQSFGKITIDVKDMDIDLLTASGHKIHGPNGVGFCYIKFGLNLNSIIKGGSQEKGLRAGTENIAGVIGMEKAARIVSENRDKNFNYVLKLKEYMISRLKEIDGSHINSPVDEMFSPYILNVSFEGIRAEVLLHLLEEEDVYVATGSACTSKLSARSGSYVLKAMGLNNKYIEGAIRFSFSEDNKIEEVDKVIEILKQSLTFLRRIKR from the coding sequence ATGATTTATTTTGATAATGCATCTACTACTAAACCTTATGAAGAAGTAATAAGTGAAGTAGCAGATGGAATGAGAATGTATTTTGCAAATCCATCATCTATTCATAAAATGGGTGTAAAATGCGAAAAAAGATTAGATAAAAGTAGAGAAAGTATCTCTAATATAATAAATTGTGGTAAAAATGAAGTGTTTTTCACATCAGGTGGAAGTGAAGGAAATAATCTTATATTAAAGGGATTGTTGAAACCAGGAAATCACTTAATAACAACTAGGTTTGAGCATCATTCAGTACTTAAGGTTTCAGAGGAGTTGGAAAAATACGGGGTAAAGGTTACTTATCTTGACTTAGATAATAAGGGGCAAATATCTTTAGAACAATTAACTAAAGCAATTTGTAAAGATACGGTTTTAGTTTCTATAATGCATGTTAATAATGAAGTTGGATCTATTCAAGATATTAAAAGTATAGCAGCGACGATAAGATCATGTAGTAAAAGAGCTAAATTTCATGTAGATGCAGTACAAAGTTTCGGAAAAATTACAATTGATGTAAAAGATATGGACATAGATTTACTTACTGCATCAGGTCATAAGATTCACGGACCAAATGGAGTCGGATTTTGTTATATTAAATTTGGGTTAAACTTAAACTCTATTATTAAAGGTGGAAGTCAAGAAAAAGGTCTAAGAGCTGGTACTGAAAATATAGCAGGAGTTATAGGTATGGAGAAAGCAGCTAGAATTGTAAGTGAAAATAGAGATAAGAACTTTAATTATGTATTAAAATTAAAAGAATATATGATTAGTAGATTAAAAGAGATAGATGGTTCACATATAAATAGCCCAGTAGATGAAATGTTTTCTCCATATATTCTTAATGTATCTTTTGAAGGAATTAGAGCAGAAGTACTATTGCATTTATTAGAAGAAGAAGATGTATATGTTGCTACAGGATCAGCTTGTACATCTAAACTTTCAGCAAGAAGTGGAAGTTATGTTCTTAAGGCAATGGGATTGAATAACAAATATATTGAAGGAGCTATAAGATTTTCATTTTCAGAAGATAATAAAATAGAAGAAGTAGATAAAGTTATAGAAATATTAAAACAGTCATTAACATTTTTAAGGAGAATAAAAAGATGA